The following coding sequences are from one Peromyscus eremicus chromosome X, PerEre_H2_v1, whole genome shotgun sequence window:
- the Eif2s3 gene encoding eukaryotic translation initiation factor 2 subunit 3 gives MAGGEVGVTLGQPHLSRQDLATLDVTKLTPLSHEVISRQATINIGTIGHVAHGKSTVVKAISGVHTVRFKNELERNITIKLGYANAKIYKLDDPSCPRPECYRSCGSSTPDEFPTDIPGTKGNFKLVRHVSFVDCPGHDILMATMLNGAAVMDAALLLIAGNESCPQPQTSEHLAAIEIMKLKHILILQNKIDLVKESQAKEQYEQILAFVQGTVAEGAPIIPISAQLKYNIEVVCEYIVKKIPVPPRDFTSEPRLIVIRSFDVNKPGCEVDDLKGGVAGGSILKGVLKVGQEIEVRPGIVSKDSEGKLMCKPIFSKIVSLFAEHNDLQYAAPGGLIGVGTKIDPTLCRADRMVGQVLGAVGALPEIFTELEISYFLLRRLLGVRTEGDKKAAKVQKLSKNEVLMVNIGSLSTGGRVSAVKADLGKIVLTNPVCTEVGEKIALSRRVEKHWRLIGWGQIRRGVTIKPTVDDD, from the exons ATGGCTGGAGGTGAGGTTGGAGTGACTCTCGGGCAGCCACATCTTTCCCGACAGGATCTCGCCACATTG GATGTCACCAAGTTGACACCACTTTCACATGAAGTTATCAGCAGACAAGCTACAATTAATATTG GTACAATTGGTCATGTAGCTCATGGGAAGTCCACTGTGGTAAAGGCTATTTCTGGAGTTCACACCGTCAGATTCAAAAATGAACTAGAAAGAAATATTACCATCAAGCTTGGATATGCTAATGCTAAG ATTTATAAACTTGATGACCCAAGTTGTCCTAGACCAGAATGTTACAGGTCATGCGGAAGTAGTACACCAGATGAGTTTCCTACAGACATTCCAGGGACCAAAGGGAACTTCAAATTAGTCAG GCATGTTTCCTTTGTTGACTGTCCTGGCCATGATATTTTGATGGCTACGATGCTGAACGGCGCAGCAGTGATGGATGCAGCTCTTCTGTTGATAG CTGGTAATGAATCATGTCCTCAGCCTCAGACTTCTGAACACCTGGCTGCCATAGAAATCATGAAACTCAAGCATATTTTGatcttacaaaataaaattgatcTGGTAAAAGAAAGTCAGGCTAAGGAACAATATGAGCAGATTCTCGCATTTGTACAAG GAACAGTAGCAGAAGGAGCACCAATTATTCCCATTTCTGCTCAGCTGAAATATAATATTGAAGTCGTCTGTGAGTACATAGTGAAGAAAATACCAGTGCCCCCAAGAGACTTTACTTCAGAACCCCGTCTCATTG ttatcAGGTCATTTGATGTCAACAAACCTGGCTGTGAAGTTGATGACCTTAAGGGAGGTGTAGCTGGTGGTAGTATTCTGAAAGGAGTGTTAAAG GTAGGCCAGGAGATAGAAGTGAGACCTGGTATTGTTTCCAAAGATAGTGAAGGAAAACTCATGTGTAAACCAATCTTTTCCAAAATTGTATCACTTTTTGCGGAACATAATGATCTTCAGTATGCTGCCCCAGGTGGTCTCATTG GAGTTGGCACAAAGATCGACCCCACTTTGTGCAGAGCTGACAGAATGGTGGGACAAGTGCTTGGTGCAGTTGGAGCTTTACCTGAAATATTCACAGAACTGGAAATTTCCTATTTCCTGCTTAGACGTCTTCTGGGCGTCCGAACTGAAGGAGACAAGAAAGCAGCAAAG GTCCAAAAGCTGTCTAAGAATGAAGTGCTTATGGTCAACATAGGATCCCTGTCAACAGGAGGAAGAGTTAGTGCTGTCAAGGCTGATTTGGGCAAGATTGTTTTGACTAATCCTGTGTGCACAGAAGTAGGAGAAAAAATTGCCCTTAGCCGAAGAGTTGAGAAACATTGGCG